In Liquorilactobacillus hordei DSM 19519, the following proteins share a genomic window:
- a CDS encoding Veg family protein, producing MPLTLATIKSKLDSCIGENLTVVAQTGRKKTVRRHGILRETYPAVFVVDLNQEENAFERVSYSYTDVLTKNIELDFSEGV from the coding sequence ATGCCATTGACGCTAGCTACAATCAAAAGTAAGCTTGATAGTTGTATCGGAGAGAATTTAACTGTTGTTGCACAAACTGGTAGGAAAAAAACGGTAAGGCGACATGGAATATTACGTGAGACTTATCCAGCAGTCTTCGTAGTTGATCTAAATCAAGAAGAAAATGCTTTTGAAAGAGTTTCTTACAGTTATACGGACGTCCTCACAAAAAATATTGAACTTGATTTTAGTGAAGGAGTTTAA
- the ispE gene encoding 4-(cytidine 5'-diphospho)-2-C-methyl-D-erythritol kinase produces the protein MEIIEKAPAKINLSLDTPFRNLDGSPEWRMVMTAVDLADYVKIESANDITGIQVETDAGFLPQDQRNLAYQAAKKMQQLFAGHQGVRIKIKKNIPVAAGMGGGSADAAAVLRGLNKLWKLNLTRTKMAKIGLTIDSDVPFCVFSETSLVTGKGEIITPLGELMPMWIVIAKPRASVSTPTILKKISYSELSHQNVDEVVEAIRKKDSPRLFKAMGNTLEDLTMAELPEVAKIKAKMLAFGAEAAQMTGSGPTVFGLCSKKSRAQHVYNSLRGFCDEVYLVRPCNCNLA, from the coding sequence ATGGAGATAATTGAAAAGGCACCAGCCAAAATTAACTTATCTTTAGATACTCCATTTCGTAATCTTGATGGGAGTCCAGAATGGCGGATGGTTATGACTGCAGTGGATTTAGCAGATTATGTCAAGATTGAATCCGCTAATGATATAACAGGCATACAGGTAGAGACTGATGCAGGTTTCTTACCACAAGATCAACGAAACTTAGCATATCAAGCTGCTAAGAAGATGCAGCAATTGTTTGCGGGACATCAGGGCGTACGAATTAAGATAAAGAAAAATATCCCAGTTGCGGCTGGGATGGGTGGAGGTTCTGCAGATGCTGCAGCCGTTTTACGAGGCTTAAATAAGCTGTGGAAACTAAATTTAACAAGAACAAAGATGGCAAAGATAGGTTTAACAATTGACTCAGATGTTCCTTTCTGTGTATTCAGTGAAACGTCATTAGTAACCGGAAAAGGAGAGATAATAACGCCACTTGGAGAGTTGATGCCAATGTGGATTGTTATTGCTAAACCGCGTGCAAGTGTTTCAACGCCCACAATTTTGAAAAAAATATCATATTCAGAACTTTCTCATCAAAATGTTGATGAAGTTGTTGAGGCAATTAGAAAAAAAGATTCCCCAAGGCTATTTAAAGCCATGGGGAATACCTTAGAAGATCTAACTATGGCAGAACTCCCTGAAGTTGCAAAAATAAAGGCCAAGATGCTTGCTTTTGGCGCAGAAGCAGCGCAGATGACGGGAAGTGGGCCAACTGTTTTTGGTTTATGCTCAAAAAAATCAAGAGCACAACATGTTTATAATAGTCTCAGAGGATTCTGCGATGAAGTTTATTTAGTTCGTCCTTGTAATTGTAACTTAGCTTAG
- a CDS encoding polysaccharide deacetylase family protein, whose product MKKKIYFILLPLAILLIAVLTASVIQKRDSSRRTVTANHLVTTKKKVKHTKVKHSNPTAHWTTLSNPVEIPILMYHSISNKLGNSLCVPPEQFENQMKWLKQNHYYTLTPTEAYLVLKTNKVPSKKIVWVTLDDGYIDNYTAAYPVIKQLHTKITINMITSFTQNQGMLTLHDLETMKKSGLVSIASHTVHHVELNTLNDEQQKQELVDSKTWLDSNLKQNTNMICYPVGRYNNATASLASQAGYKLGLTTTPGLASASQGFYALHRLRITPNMSDYTFSQLIKTTY is encoded by the coding sequence ATGAAAAAAAAGATTTACTTTATATTATTACCACTTGCTATTTTGTTAATTGCTGTACTCACAGCATCCGTGATTCAAAAAAGAGATTCAAGTCGCAGAACCGTAACCGCTAATCATTTGGTTACGACAAAAAAGAAAGTAAAGCACACGAAAGTAAAACATTCAAATCCCACTGCACATTGGACAACACTTTCCAATCCAGTGGAAATTCCTATTTTAATGTATCACAGTATCTCAAATAAACTAGGAAATTCACTCTGTGTCCCACCAGAACAATTTGAGAATCAAATGAAGTGGTTAAAACAAAATCACTATTACACACTCACACCAACTGAAGCTTATCTTGTCCTCAAAACAAACAAAGTTCCATCAAAAAAAATTGTGTGGGTGACTTTAGACGATGGTTACATCGATAATTACACTGCAGCTTATCCAGTAATTAAACAATTACATACAAAAATTACAATCAATATGATCACCAGTTTCACTCAAAATCAAGGTATGCTCACATTGCACGATCTTGAAACAATGAAAAAAAGCGGCCTTGTCTCTATTGCAAGTCATACCGTTCATCACGTAGAATTAAATACCCTAAATGATGAGCAACAAAAACAAGAACTAGTTGATTCAAAAACTTGGCTTGATAGCAATCTTAAGCAAAATACAAATATGATTTGCTATCCTGTTGGACGTTATAACAATGCTACGGCCTCACTAGCTTCCCAGGCGGGTTATAAACTTGGCTTAACTACAACTCCAGGTTTGGCCTCTGCTTCCCAAGGCTTCTACGCTCTTCACAGGCTACGTATCACGCCTAATATGTCAGATTATACCTTCTCACAGCTAATAAAAACTACTTACTAA
- the argH gene encoding argininosuccinate lyase: MANGKLWGGRFSNQSAAWIDEFGASITFDQEMAHEDLEGSIAHAQMLQKTGIIPVEDAAKIIAGLHDIQTDLHENKIEFKASLEDIHMNIETILTKKIGPVAGKLHTARSRNDQVATDLHLYLKNRLPEVIAVIHDLQVALVKKASANIETIMPGYTHLQHAQPISYAHYLLAYYEMLQRDIERFNFNIKHTDINPLGAAALAGTTFPIDRTYTTDLLNFDTLYSNSLDAVSDRDFVLEFLSNASILMVHLSRFCEEIILWCSYEFGYLELDDSYSTGSSIMPQKKNPDMAELIRGKSGRVFGHLQSLLTTMKGLPLAYNKDMQEDKEGVFDTVKTLIPSIKIFTGMIETLKIRQDKMLHATERDFSNATEFADYLASKGMPFRQAHGIVGELVLEGIETNKTLQEIPFEKLKQISPLIERDIYDKLTSKQAVARRNSFGGTGFEQVKKQVTLAAEKLNLTL; this comes from the coding sequence ATGGCAAACGGTAAACTTTGGGGTGGACGATTTTCAAATCAAAGTGCTGCTTGGATAGACGAATTTGGCGCTTCAATCACCTTTGACCAAGAAATGGCACATGAGGATCTTGAAGGATCCATTGCACATGCTCAAATGCTTCAAAAAACTGGTATTATTCCGGTGGAAGATGCTGCTAAAATAATAGCTGGTCTCCATGATATTCAAACAGATTTACATGAAAATAAAATTGAATTCAAGGCATCCCTAGAAGATATCCATATGAATATTGAAACAATTTTAACAAAAAAAATTGGCCCAGTTGCTGGTAAATTACACACTGCAAGAAGTCGTAACGATCAAGTTGCTACTGATTTACACCTTTATCTGAAAAATCGATTACCTGAGGTTATTGCTGTTATCCATGACCTACAAGTAGCCTTGGTAAAAAAAGCATCTGCCAATATTGAAACAATTATGCCAGGATACACACATTTGCAACATGCTCAGCCCATTTCTTATGCACATTATTTATTGGCCTATTATGAGATGCTACAGCGTGATATTGAACGTTTTAATTTCAATATTAAGCATACTGATATTAATCCACTTGGAGCTGCTGCACTGGCAGGAACGACTTTCCCAATTGATCGTACGTATACTACTGATCTTTTGAATTTTGATACACTTTACTCAAATTCATTAGATGCCGTTTCTGATAGAGACTTTGTCTTAGAATTCTTAAGTAATGCTTCAATTCTTATGGTTCACCTGTCAAGATTTTGTGAGGAAATTATTCTTTGGTGCAGCTATGAGTTTGGATACTTAGAATTAGATGACAGTTACTCCACTGGAAGTTCAATCATGCCCCAGAAAAAAAATCCTGATATGGCTGAACTAATTCGTGGAAAAAGTGGACGTGTTTTTGGTCATCTTCAATCTCTTTTAACAACAATGAAAGGTCTTCCTCTTGCTTACAATAAGGATATGCAAGAGGATAAAGAAGGAGTTTTTGATACCGTCAAGACACTTATTCCTAGCATTAAAATCTTCACTGGAATGATTGAGACACTTAAGATTAGGCAAGATAAAATGTTGCATGCAACCGAAAGAGACTTTTCAAATGCAACAGAATTTGCAGACTATCTAGCAAGTAAAGGGATGCCCTTCCGACAAGCACACGGAATTGTTGGTGAATTAGTCTTAGAAGGAATTGAAACTAACAAAACCTTGCAAGAAATTCCATTTGAAAAGCTCAAACAAATTTCTCCATTAATTGAGCGAGACATCTATGACAAGTTAACCTCAAAACAAGCTGTTGCTCGCAGAAATTCCTTTGGAGGAACTGGATTTGAACAAGTAAAAAAACAGGTTACTCTTGCTGCAGAGAAACTCAATCTCACCTTATAA
- a CDS encoding argininosuccinate synthase, with protein MDKEKVVLAYSGGLDTSVAIAWLKNKGYDVIACCIDVGEGKDLVKIKQKGFEVGAIESITIDAKEEFAQEYALIALQGHTYYENKYPLISALSRPLIVKKLVSVAKEYGATAIAHGCTGKGNDQVRFEVGIHALAPEMKIEDPIRDWHWSREEEIQYAEENNIPVPINKKSPYSIDENLWGRANECGILEDSWASAPEDAYDRTVAIEDAPDAATTIEITFENGVPTELDGKFYSLSELIMHLDKLAGAHGIGRIDHIENRLVGIKSREVYECPAATVLLKAHKDLEDLTSERDLAHFKPVIEQKLSEIIYNGLWFSPIMPALTSFLKESQKNVSGTVRVKLFKGNVICMGRKSPNSLYDKNLATYTSADEFDQEAAAGFIKLWGLPSQVFAQVQQKNEETKSPSIPSEVK; from the coding sequence ATGGATAAAGAAAAAGTTGTTTTAGCATACTCAGGTGGTCTTGATACTTCCGTTGCAATTGCATGGTTAAAAAACAAAGGTTATGATGTCATCGCTTGCTGTATTGATGTTGGCGAAGGAAAAGATTTGGTTAAAATTAAGCAAAAGGGATTTGAAGTTGGTGCAATTGAATCGATTACAATTGATGCAAAAGAAGAATTTGCCCAAGAATATGCATTAATTGCCCTCCAGGGTCACACTTATTATGAGAATAAGTATCCATTAATTTCTGCTCTTTCTCGTCCATTGATTGTCAAAAAATTAGTATCTGTCGCTAAGGAATATGGCGCTACTGCAATTGCTCATGGTTGTACAGGAAAAGGCAATGATCAAGTACGTTTTGAAGTCGGAATTCACGCGCTTGCACCAGAAATGAAAATCGAAGATCCAATTAGAGATTGGCATTGGTCTCGTGAAGAAGAAATTCAGTATGCTGAGGAAAATAATATTCCTGTCCCAATTAATAAAAAAAGTCCCTACTCCATTGATGAAAACTTATGGGGAAGAGCAAATGAATGTGGGATTTTAGAAGATTCTTGGGCTAGTGCACCAGAAGATGCTTACGATCGGACTGTTGCCATAGAAGATGCTCCAGACGCTGCAACCACAATTGAGATTACATTTGAAAATGGTGTTCCTACTGAATTAGATGGTAAATTCTATTCACTCTCAGAATTAATCATGCATCTTGATAAGCTTGCTGGAGCACATGGGATTGGAAGAATTGACCATATAGAAAATCGTCTTGTGGGGATTAAATCTCGTGAAGTTTATGAATGCCCAGCTGCGACGGTTTTATTAAAAGCTCACAAAGATTTAGAAGATTTGACTTCAGAACGTGATCTTGCACATTTCAAACCAGTTATTGAACAAAAGTTAAGTGAAATTATCTATAATGGATTATGGTTCTCACCAATTATGCCTGCGCTAACTTCTTTCTTGAAAGAATCACAAAAAAATGTTTCGGGAACAGTTCGGGTTAAATTATTCAAAGGAAATGTCATCTGTATGGGACGTAAATCGCCAAACTCTCTTTACGATAAAAATCTTGCAACTTACACTTCTGCTGATGAATTTGATCAAGAGGCTGCAGCTGGTTTTATTAAATTATGGGGACTACCATCTCAAGTGTTCGCACAAGTTCAACAAAAAAATGAAGAAACTAAGTCACCATCAATTCCTAGTGAGGTTAAGTAA
- a CDS encoding aminotransferase class I/II-fold pyridoxal phosphate-dependent enzyme — protein sequence MVSLVKNMKKELALLQPSDIRSFDEFASKIPGIIKFTMGEPDFATPEHIKQAAIKSIEANQSHYAPSNGIPELLEATSKFLSSKYDQHYDPTSEIIVTNGATEAIYTALTSILNPGDKVIIPTPIFPLYIAITILNQATPVFVNTSKTGFKLTPKDLEETLKKQGDKVKAVVLNYPSNPTGVTYTQEELDGLAEVLRNKPIFAICDEIYSEINYKGSHASMVHSLREQTILLNGVSKSHAMTGWRIGVMCAPKEITAELGKVHQFTITTTSTMTQKAAAEAFANGFDDGPLMKKEYKKRRDYLFDKLTTLGFECAQPDGAFYLFAKIPDGLIQDDKKFIYDLAEKGKVAVISGSSFGPGGEGYIRISYAASMEDIIEAMERLAVYVKENKED from the coding sequence ATGGTATCACTTGTAAAAAATATGAAAAAAGAACTTGCATTATTGCAACCATCAGATATACGTTCATTTGACGAATTTGCCTCGAAAATTCCGGGGATAATCAAATTTACAATGGGGGAACCTGATTTTGCTACACCTGAACATATTAAGCAGGCGGCAATTAAAAGTATCGAAGCTAATCAAAGTCACTATGCGCCGTCTAACGGAATACCAGAACTATTAGAAGCTACATCAAAATTTCTTTCTTCGAAGTATGATCAACATTATGACCCTACAAGCGAAATTATTGTGACAAATGGCGCGACAGAAGCAATTTATACTGCACTTACATCTATTCTTAATCCTGGTGATAAGGTGATTATCCCGACACCAATTTTTCCACTATACATTGCAATTACAATCTTGAATCAAGCAACGCCAGTTTTTGTAAATACGTCAAAGACCGGTTTCAAATTAACACCCAAAGATTTAGAGGAAACTCTCAAGAAACAGGGAGACAAGGTTAAAGCTGTTGTATTAAATTATCCATCTAATCCAACTGGTGTTACATATACACAAGAGGAATTAGATGGATTAGCCGAGGTATTAAGAAATAAACCAATTTTTGCAATTTGTGATGAGATTTATAGTGAAATCAACTATAAAGGAAGTCATGCATCAATGGTGCATAGTTTGCGTGAACAAACGATTCTTTTAAATGGTGTCTCTAAGTCTCATGCAATGACCGGATGGAGAATAGGTGTTATGTGTGCGCCAAAAGAAATTACTGCTGAACTAGGTAAAGTACATCAGTTTACAATTACTACAACATCAACAATGACACAAAAAGCAGCGGCTGAGGCGTTTGCAAATGGTTTTGATGATGGCCCACTAATGAAAAAAGAGTATAAAAAACGTAGAGACTATCTTTTTGATAAGTTAACAACACTTGGATTTGAGTGTGCGCAACCTGATGGTGCCTTTTACCTCTTTGCTAAAATTCCAGATGGTCTAATTCAGGATGACAAGAAATTCATTTATGATTTAGCTGAAAAGGGAAAAGTAGCTGTTATCAGCGGGAGCAGCTTTGGACCTGGAGGTGAAGGTTATATTAGAATCAGTTATGCTGCAAGCATGGAAGACATTATAGAAGCAATGGAACGCTTGGCAGTGTATGTCAAGGAAAATAAGGAGGACTAA
- a CDS encoding D-2-hydroxyacid dehydrogenase, with amino-acid sequence MKILMMSVRDDEEAAIKSWSERNNIKVDTVDWELHPDRVSELGGYDGIVIQQRSKVEGEVYPALKAAGIKQITTRTAGFDVIDLEAARENGLTVTNVPAYSPRSVAELALAHTMRLIRKLEIFDERAAKQDFRWAGLQAAEIHSLTVGIIGAGRIGGTTAKIFDALGAKVVAHDLVEREELKSFVTYMSKEEVLQKADVICLHVDLNPSTINLIGRDELALMKPTAYLVNECRGPVVDTDALIEALEQKKIAGVALDTLTGEEKFFNFNLQNKELPSQQLVRLRAMENVILTPHVGFFTNIAVQNMVDISLDDVVAILNGEKSEHQVS; translated from the coding sequence TTGAAAATTTTGATGATGAGTGTTAGAGACGATGAAGAAGCCGCTATTAAAAGTTGGTCAGAAAGAAACAATATTAAAGTTGATACCGTTGATTGGGAACTTCATCCAGACCGTGTCTCTGAACTAGGTGGTTATGATGGAATTGTTATTCAGCAACGAAGTAAAGTCGAGGGTGAAGTTTATCCAGCACTAAAAGCAGCTGGAATAAAACAAATTACGACAAGAACGGCTGGCTTTGATGTAATTGATCTTGAAGCCGCTAGGGAAAATGGTCTTACTGTTACCAATGTACCAGCCTATTCTCCACGGTCAGTAGCAGAATTAGCACTTGCGCATACGATGAGATTGATTCGTAAATTGGAAATTTTTGATGAAAGAGCCGCAAAACAAGATTTTAGATGGGCAGGATTACAGGCAGCTGAAATTCATTCACTTACAGTGGGAATTATAGGAGCAGGTAGAATTGGTGGAACGACAGCCAAAATATTTGATGCTTTGGGAGCAAAAGTAGTTGCGCATGATTTGGTTGAACGAGAAGAACTTAAGTCTTTCGTTACTTATATGAGTAAAGAAGAAGTTTTGCAAAAAGCAGATGTAATTTGTTTGCACGTTGATTTGAATCCTTCAACAATCAATTTAATAGGTAGAGATGAACTGGCGTTAATGAAACCAACAGCATATCTGGTAAATGAATGTCGCGGCCCCGTCGTGGACACAGATGCGTTAATAGAAGCACTCGAACAAAAGAAAATAGCTGGAGTGGCACTTGACACATTGACAGGTGAGGAGAAATTCTTTAATTTCAATCTGCAAAATAAGGAGTTGCCAAGTCAGCAGCTTGTTAGATTACGTGCAATGGAAAATGTAATTTTGACTCCGCATGTCGGCTTCTTTACAAATATTGCAGTCCAAAATATGGTAGATATTAGTCTAGACGATGTAGTAGCAATTCTTAATGGTGAGAAAAGTGAACACCAAGTATCTTAA
- a CDS encoding PTS transporter subunit IIC produces the protein MEVKISGKEYTMNILNGISLGVVVALIPSALVGQLMAAIKGFFPYATTIIMMTSFAMSLLPIITGVCVSLYFKLNPIQISAVAIAAMVGSGAMQPGKGTFILAGTGDIINTGLTIALAVWIALLIGDRLKNFTMLLLPLLVIVIAGGIGMFILPYVKMIATTIGLIISNITSLQPLLMGTLMGICFAVLIVSPISSVGIATAIGLAGIGSGSANLGITAGSFMLAVYGSSVNPIGTSFAHFIGSPKIQMGNMLKKPLLFLPVCINAGIMGLIGAILHIGGNSMSAGFGFSGLIGPMAAYAGMDKGIMSVIILVIIFVILPVLLAYVSRHIFINKLGWIKPEDVLLDIK, from the coding sequence ATGGAAGTGAAAATTTCTGGTAAAGAGTACACAATGAATATCTTAAATGGAATTAGTCTAGGGGTTGTCGTAGCCCTGATTCCATCTGCTTTAGTGGGACAATTAATGGCGGCTATTAAGGGATTTTTTCCATATGCAACTACCATTATTATGATGACAAGTTTTGCAATGAGTTTACTTCCAATTATTACAGGAGTATGTGTTTCACTGTATTTTAAACTCAACCCTATTCAGATTTCTGCGGTAGCAATTGCAGCGATGGTAGGTTCTGGCGCAATGCAGCCAGGTAAAGGAACATTCATTTTGGCGGGGACAGGAGATATTATTAACACGGGACTGACGATTGCACTTGCTGTTTGGATAGCGCTATTGATTGGTGATCGATTGAAAAATTTTACAATGCTATTATTACCATTGTTAGTGATTGTTATTGCTGGGGGAATTGGAATGTTTATTCTACCTTATGTAAAAATGATTGCAACGACAATTGGCTTAATTATTAGTAATATAACAAGTCTGCAACCGCTCCTTATGGGAACGTTAATGGGAATCTGTTTTGCAGTCTTAATTGTTTCACCAATTAGTTCTGTAGGAATTGCAACTGCAATCGGATTAGCAGGAATCGGTTCAGGATCAGCTAATTTAGGAATTACAGCTGGCAGCTTTATGCTGGCTGTTTATGGCAGTTCTGTGAATCCAATTGGTACAAGTTTTGCACATTTTATTGGCTCACCCAAAATTCAGATGGGAAATATGTTGAAAAAACCATTACTATTTTTACCGGTCTGTATTAATGCAGGGATTATGGGGCTCATTGGGGCAATTTTGCACATCGGAGGAAATTCGATGAGTGCAGGATTTGGATTCAGTGGCTTAATTGGACCAATGGCAGCATATGCGGGAATGGATAAAGGTATAATGAGTGTGATCATCTTAGTTATAATTTTTGTAATTCTACCAGTTTTACTAGCCTATGTTTCACGTCATATTTTTATTAATAAATTAGGATGGATTAAACCGGAAGATGTGTTGTTAGACATTAAGTAA
- the purR gene encoding pur operon repressor — MKTRRSDRLIDMTRFLLERPHTLISLTYFAERYESAKSSISEDLAIVKRTFKNRGIGILETIPGAAGGARFIPSISEEECRDFIESMTTEMSEQDRLLPGGYVYLSDLLGRPDVLRQVGRVIARQYLDKQIDAVMTVATKGVPIAQSVSSYLNVPFVILRRDSKITEGSTVSVNYVSGSSERIEKMELSKRSLKRGSHVLVVDDFMKGGGTVNGMKSMIEEFESELVGITVFAEATFEGHRMIDEYTSLLKVDKVNALDKTIHVSAGNYLEKVFGNQ, encoded by the coding sequence GTGAAAACAAGAAGAAGTGATCGTTTGATTGATATGACTCGTTTTTTACTTGAACGACCACATACATTAATTTCTTTGACATATTTTGCCGAAAGGTACGAATCTGCAAAATCATCAATAAGTGAAGATTTAGCAATTGTAAAGCGAACATTTAAAAATCGCGGAATAGGTATTTTGGAAACAATTCCTGGTGCTGCTGGCGGTGCAAGGTTTATTCCATCAATCAGCGAAGAAGAATGCCGAGATTTTATCGAGTCTATGACAACTGAAATGTCAGAACAAGATCGTCTTTTACCTGGGGGTTATGTATATCTTTCTGATTTGTTAGGTAGGCCAGATGTTTTACGTCAAGTCGGTCGTGTAATTGCTAGACAATACCTTGACAAGCAAATTGATGCAGTTATGACTGTTGCAACCAAAGGTGTGCCAATTGCACAAAGTGTCTCAAGTTATTTGAACGTTCCATTTGTAATTTTAAGACGTGATTCTAAAATAACAGAGGGTTCAACAGTTTCCGTTAATTATGTGTCAGGATCCAGTGAACGAATTGAGAAAATGGAATTGTCTAAGCGAAGTTTGAAAAGAGGTTCTCATGTTTTAGTGGTTGATGATTTCATGAAGGGCGGCGGGACCGTCAATGGAATGAAGAGCATGATTGAGGAATTTGAATCTGAATTAGTCGGGATTACAGTATTTGCCGAGGCAACCTTTGAGGGGCATAGAATGATTGATGAATATACATCTTTATTGAAAGTTGATAAGGTAAATGCATTGGACAAAACAATTCATGTTAGTGCAGGTAACTATCTTGAGAAGGTTTTTGGTAACCAATAA
- the glmU gene encoding bifunctional UDP-N-acetylglucosamine diphosphorylase/glucosamine-1-phosphate N-acetyltransferase GlmU has product MTSKFAVILAAGQGTRMKSKLYKVLHPVCGKAMVEHVLTQVEENKMDEIVTIIGHGAKDVKKKLGSRTEYALQAEQLGTGHAVLQAEELLKNKEGVTLIVCGDTPLFTAQTFSELFEYHEQKGAVATVLTAEAPNPFGYGRIVRNELGIVEKIVEQKDANEKETAITEINTGVYCFDNRQLFEALHKIKNDNVQGEYYLTDVMEIFKNAGKVVAAYKMKNFDESMGVNDRVALAQANKVMRLRINEAHMKNGVTLIDPLTTYIDVDVEIGRDTVIEPGVVLKGKTVIGEDCFIGAHSEIRDTVIEDNVTVTSSLLEEAVMAEGSNIGPYSHLRPAAKIGKNVHIGNFVEVKKAQIGENTKVGHLTYVGDATLGKDINVGCGTIFVNYDGVNKHHTNVGDYSFIGSGSNLIAPLEIADHAYVAAGSTITGDVAAHDMAIARGRQVNKKGYFDRYPVANAAKKAENENV; this is encoded by the coding sequence ATGACTTCAAAGTTTGCAGTGATTCTTGCTGCGGGGCAAGGAACAAGAATGAAATCCAAGTTGTACAAGGTCTTACATCCAGTTTGTGGCAAAGCAATGGTTGAACATGTTTTAACGCAGGTTGAAGAAAATAAGATGGATGAGATTGTGACAATTATTGGTCATGGGGCAAAGGATGTAAAGAAAAAATTAGGCTCACGAACTGAGTATGCACTCCAAGCCGAACAGTTAGGAACGGGACATGCTGTATTACAAGCTGAAGAATTATTGAAAAACAAAGAAGGCGTTACATTAATTGTATGTGGGGACACTCCACTATTTACAGCACAAACATTTTCTGAATTATTTGAATATCATGAACAAAAAGGGGCTGTTGCCACTGTTTTGACTGCGGAGGCACCAAATCCATTTGGATATGGAAGAATTGTACGTAACGAGCTAGGAATTGTAGAAAAAATTGTTGAGCAAAAAGATGCTAATGAAAAAGAAACCGCAATTACAGAGATTAATACAGGAGTTTATTGTTTTGATAATCGACAATTATTTGAAGCATTGCATAAGATAAAGAATGATAATGTTCAAGGTGAATATTATTTGACAGATGTTATGGAAATCTTCAAAAATGCTGGTAAGGTTGTTGCAGCTTATAAGATGAAGAACTTTGATGAATCAATGGGGGTTAATGATCGTGTAGCTCTCGCTCAGGCAAATAAGGTAATGAGATTGCGTATTAATGAAGCACATATGAAAAATGGTGTGACACTAATTGATCCACTAACAACTTATATTGATGTTGATGTCGAGATTGGCAGAGATACTGTAATAGAACCCGGTGTTGTGTTGAAAGGAAAGACAGTAATCGGTGAGGATTGCTTTATTGGTGCACATTCTGAAATTCGTGATACAGTAATTGAAGATAATGTAACAGTAACGTCTTCATTATTGGAAGAGGCAGTTATGGCTGAGGGAAGCAACATTGGACCTTACAGTCACCTGAGGCCTGCCGCTAAAATTGGTAAGAATGTTCATATTGGTAATTTTGTTGAAGTTAAGAAAGCACAAATTGGTGAAAACACGAAGGTTGGACACCTAACTTATGTGGGCGACGCTACCTTAGGTAAAGATATAAATGTTGGTTGTGGAACAATTTTTGTGAATTATGATGGAGTTAATAAACATCATACAAATGTGGGCGATTATTCATTCATCGGAAGTGGCTCTAATCTAATTGCACCCCTTGAAATAGCCGATCATGCATATGTTGCTGCTGGCTCAACAATCACAGGTGATGTTGCGGCGCATGATATGGCAATTGCTCGTGGACGACAAGTCAATAAAAAGGGTTATTTTGATCGTTATCCGGTGGCAAATGCTGCAAAAAAAGCTGAGAATGAGAATGTATAA